In a single window of the Bacteroides acidifaciens genome:
- a CDS encoding TlpA family protein disulfide reductase, with protein sequence MFTYTEGFALSSDSKAAHITFKAETNGKKIYFQSESDTIHGYQEVKPGETIALQLEKSAYYYYMGSNSNISTVFVTPGSTSRIEEKDGKISFEGDNAAINQFIQQHSSIFKSPDSIATYSNEWLEFQHKMLAESIDALKASNLPDEFKHIHECYYQYTFLNQLLNGPRLMRMFMKKEVDLPTNYYDDVRKNRYEDAALLYYPKWFTVMRESMEILEKNGEWQPDPTNFLAQYTARISNNEVKSAFLIRYLKQILKAGYSDDFPTYLSVAKASVPTHSETFLRELAQLEKQYDGIKARYSNITRGNTAPVFTANDIDGKAYSSADYAGKVLVLDFWFSGCIPCKAEMPYMEKLAKKMKGENIQFFTLSLDTGEQLLKAWKELVKDQNGATLQLNVPDGFKSEVAKHYGIRSVPRIVIIDQQGKIVDAFAKRPSDPKLYQQLLRLLNKEEAGTLTKEKATAAMMALRNADTAAQKEEMLKKFVAQVKKEKADFAYPMVNMMMSFTIEAFYAEGNREKAEGYMANIPDSPFKRDVLAISGFNRLENGSFEMAAELLNRAIKMTTEGKDEDTLPKEEKHKLNQILTAYVEALIKDNRIQEAIPHAKQIYESSNKQNYSINDCYATTLIFEKKFSEATPILENFVRIGKATPQQIAWLKQAYTRKNGKEKGFEQYLDELKSEFHNTLQEKLAQNMVNEPAPLFTLHNMDGKEVSLASLKGKVVVLDFWATWCGPCKASFPAMQETINRFANNKEVAFLFINTLESKKNPQETVRKYMNDKGYTFNVVFDVKDPNTNKFPIIESYKAKGIPAKFIIDKEGNIRFKPVGFSGSNEETVEELSAMIKALL encoded by the coding sequence ATGTTCACATATACAGAGGGTTTTGCTTTATCTTCCGACAGCAAAGCAGCGCATATCACTTTCAAAGCAGAAACCAACGGAAAGAAAATCTATTTCCAGAGCGAAAGTGATACTATCCATGGTTATCAGGAAGTGAAGCCGGGAGAGACGATAGCTCTGCAACTGGAGAAATCCGCCTATTACTATTATATGGGCTCCAACAGCAATATTTCGACCGTATTCGTCACTCCCGGTTCAACAAGCCGTATCGAAGAGAAAGACGGGAAAATATCTTTTGAAGGAGACAATGCGGCAATCAATCAATTTATTCAACAGCATTCTTCCATATTCAAAAGCCCTGATAGTATAGCTACATATTCCAACGAATGGCTGGAATTCCAACATAAAATGCTGGCAGAGTCAATAGATGCACTAAAAGCATCGAATTTGCCTGATGAATTCAAGCACATACACGAATGCTACTATCAATATACGTTTCTCAATCAACTGCTGAACGGTCCGAGGCTGATGCGTATGTTCATGAAAAAGGAAGTGGATTTACCAACAAATTATTATGATGACGTAAGAAAAAACCGGTATGAGGATGCTGCACTGCTATATTATCCCAAATGGTTTACTGTGATGCGTGAGTCAATGGAAATATTAGAAAAGAATGGCGAATGGCAGCCCGACCCGACAAACTTTCTCGCTCAATATACTGCAAGAATATCCAATAATGAAGTGAAATCCGCTTTCCTGATACGTTATCTGAAACAAATCTTGAAAGCAGGTTATTCCGATGATTTTCCGACATATCTGTCTGTCGCAAAAGCATCTGTACCTACGCATAGCGAAACATTCCTTCGGGAATTAGCCCAACTGGAAAAACAATACGACGGAATAAAAGCACGATACAGCAACATCACCCGTGGAAATACGGCACCTGTATTTACAGCCAATGATATTGATGGAAAGGCTTACTCTTCCGCCGACTACGCAGGAAAAGTGCTAGTACTCGATTTTTGGTTCAGCGGCTGCATCCCTTGCAAAGCTGAAATGCCCTATATGGAGAAACTGGCGAAAAAGATGAAAGGAGAAAACATTCAATTCTTCACTTTGTCACTCGACACCGGAGAACAGTTGCTCAAAGCGTGGAAAGAACTTGTGAAAGATCAAAACGGAGCGACTTTGCAACTCAACGTACCCGACGGGTTCAAGTCGGAAGTAGCGAAACATTACGGAATCCGTTCCGTTCCCCGCATCGTCATTATCGACCAACAGGGAAAGATTGTGGATGCTTTCGCCAAACGTCCTTCAGACCCCAAGCTATATCAGCAACTACTGAGATTATTGAATAAAGAGGAAGCCGGCACACTGACAAAAGAAAAAGCGACAGCCGCTATGATGGCATTAAGGAACGCTGATACCGCAGCGCAAAAAGAAGAAATGCTGAAGAAGTTCGTGGCACAAGTGAAGAAAGAAAAAGCGGACTTTGCTTACCCAATGGTGAATATGATGATGTCATTTACCATAGAGGCATTTTATGCGGAAGGTAACCGGGAAAAAGCCGAAGGCTATATGGCTAATATTCCAGATTCGCCATTCAAACGTGATGTATTGGCTATCTCCGGATTCAATCGTTTGGAGAATGGCAGCTTTGAAATGGCAGCAGAATTGCTGAATAGAGCTATCAAGATGACTACCGAAGGAAAAGATGAAGATACACTTCCCAAAGAGGAGAAGCACAAACTCAACCAAATTCTCACTGCTTATGTAGAAGCATTGATAAAAGACAACCGCATACAAGAAGCGATTCCTCACGCCAAACAAATATACGAATCCAGTAATAAGCAGAATTATTCTATCAATGACTGCTACGCCACAACGCTCATATTTGAAAAGAAATTCAGTGAAGCAACCCCTATACTGGAAAACTTTGTCCGCATAGGAAAAGCTACTCCGCAGCAAATAGCCTGGCTGAAACAAGCATATACCCGGAAAAACGGTAAAGAAAAAGGATTCGAGCAATATTTGGATGAATTGAAATCGGAATTCCACAATACTTTACAGGAAAAGCTTGCACAGAATATGGTGAATGAACCTGCTCCACTCTTTACGCTTCACAACATGGACGGAAAGGAAGTTTCACTGGCAAGCCTGAAAGGGAAAGTAGTAGTGCTTGACTTTTGGGCTACATGGTGCGGTCCCTGCAAAGCATCTTTCCCCGCCATGCAGGAAACAATCAACCGTTTTGCAAACAATAAAGAGGTGGCATTTCTTTTCATCAATACGCTCGAAAGTAAAAAGAATCCTCAGGAAACCGTACGTAAATATATGAATGATAAAGGATATACTTTTAATGTAGTATTTGACGTAAAAGACCCGAACACGAATAAATTTCCTATTATAGAGAGCTACAAAGCCAAAGGAATTCCGGCTAAGTTCATTATAGACAAGGAAGGAAATATCCGGTTTAAACCTGTCGGCTTCTCCGGTTCCAATGAGGAGACGGTGGAAGAGCTCTCGGCAATGATAAAAGCATTGCTATAG
- a CDS encoding RagB/SusD family nutrient uptake outer membrane protein: MKRNIIIGCIVAAFSLSACDNYLDIVPKGESVLNQTSDYLGLIEDVYGYPIQSEWYLCGEATSYNMELLENYSSPLNSAAFYWNEDFDRASYMTATGSSDMYTMCYKKISNFNIIIQNINKSEGSDDDKRYGMAQAKIMRAYAYFYLINTYAKPYNPETAAQDRGIILREDFDMEAVGVQSTVADAYALIQRDIEEALPDLPHVAMNTFRPNKSFGYALKAKVHLFKREFNEALQASLDCIKEAEGEGRHKLWNMNTEYQAAVNYAEQTFKWSENLIEYGMPMYSMFRMSVSAMYFTHPYEDPENLLSQNGMTQFDPSPSMVRKPVMDLYTPKSDLRYTFNLGATPTRPTAEPGSIMLSLGGSYQWNPAGIKLSEVYLMAAECYARKSDKENAMKYVNDVRKNRIITKYYTDFTATDAADAMRIVREERKRELLFTSNGFFDMRRFCTEFNETLTREVDGKTYTLKPDSHLLTFPFPVSAMQNSNLIQNSK, translated from the coding sequence ATGAAACGAAATATTATTATAGGCTGCATAGTCGCAGCATTTAGCTTAAGTGCCTGTGACAACTATCTGGACATCGTCCCTAAAGGAGAGTCCGTGCTCAACCAAACCAGCGACTATCTGGGATTAATCGAAGACGTCTACGGATATCCCATTCAGTCGGAATGGTATCTATGTGGAGAGGCCACTTCTTACAATATGGAACTACTCGAGAATTATTCCTCTCCGCTCAATTCAGCCGCATTCTACTGGAATGAAGATTTCGACCGCGCTTCCTATATGACAGCCACCGGAAGTAGCGATATGTACACCATGTGTTATAAAAAGATATCAAATTTCAATATCATTATCCAAAATATCAACAAGTCTGAAGGAAGTGATGACGATAAACGCTATGGAATGGCACAAGCAAAGATTATGCGTGCTTATGCTTATTTTTACCTCATCAATACTTATGCTAAACCTTACAATCCGGAAACAGCAGCCCAAGACCGGGGAATCATCCTTCGTGAAGACTTTGATATGGAAGCAGTAGGAGTACAATCTACTGTGGCTGACGCTTATGCCCTGATTCAACGCGACATTGAAGAGGCTTTGCCCGATCTTCCGCACGTAGCTATGAACACGTTCCGCCCCAACAAATCCTTCGGTTATGCCCTGAAAGCTAAAGTACATCTTTTCAAGAGGGAATTTAACGAAGCACTTCAAGCTTCACTGGATTGTATCAAGGAAGCGGAAGGGGAAGGACGCCATAAATTGTGGAACATGAATACGGAATATCAGGCAGCGGTCAATTATGCAGAACAAACTTTCAAATGGTCGGAAAATTTAATAGAATATGGGATGCCTATGTATTCCATGTTCCGTATGTCCGTCTCGGCAATGTATTTCACCCATCCATATGAAGATCCCGAAAATCTTCTTTCCCAGAATGGAATGACACAGTTTGACCCTTCTCCCAGTATGGTACGTAAGCCGGTCATGGACCTATATACACCAAAGAGCGACTTACGATATACCTTCAATCTAGGAGCAACCCCCACCAGGCCTACTGCCGAACCCGGAAGTATTATGTTAAGTTTAGGCGGATCCTACCAATGGAATCCTGCCGGAATCAAACTTTCCGAAGTATATCTGATGGCGGCAGAATGTTATGCCCGCAAAAGTGACAAGGAGAACGCCATGAAATACGTAAACGACGTACGCAAGAATCGGATTATCACCAAATATTATACCGATTTCACTGCTACTGATGCTGCCGATGCAATGAGAATTGTCCGTGAAGAGCGTAAGCGTGAACTATTATTCACCAGTAACGGTTTCTTTGATATGCGCCGTTTCTGCACGGAATTCAACGAGACATTGACACGGGAGGTTGACGGAAAGACATATACTCTCAAACCTGATTCACACCTGTTGACATTCCCGTTCCCTGTATCTGCCATGCAAAACAGTAACTTAATACAAAACAGCAAATAA
- a CDS encoding SusC/RagA family TonB-linked outer membrane protein produces the protein MTEKLISKGLMLAISLILSCTAPLAYAQTRQPEKITVTVSKKPLENVLEKLSKQYGYQFFYNASLLKGVNVSVSLQEAEINNVMKTLLTGTGLQYSIKGKTIVITAIPKKAIAKTPLNGRVTDSDGNVLPGVAIFTQDKSQGTITDIDGRFTFSKPLTYGTVLNFSSVGMKPHDVVYSGEQLLQVVMVEDVKQLDAVIVTGFQTISRERATGAATIVKSNYLDKIQAPDLGSKLEGATPGLTSYNGKMSIRGTSTFSTSIGTTPLLVLDGQPVTGVGINELNPEDIETITVLKDAAATSLYGVRASNGVIVVTTKRGTGKKPNINVSANFYLNPLPSLDYRHYASTSDIIDYERDYLTNNPNYQENPLDYFDLLNDIKAPSYISTVDRLYYRLAKGEITESQLNASLDLLRKNDYRKAYRDELQQMNFVQDYNLSLSKAGDRSNFFFSARYENKSTYNKNNSFDKFTFYMKNELDLTKWFKLTVGTNVGIGNTSYSQAGYQGTTVAMPYETLYNEDGSYAYIYPHNYFNSQTVNQTEGLKPMGYNAVEESTKNMQDTDDLYWKLFTHADFKLLKGLNFGVKFQYEKRDQNTERQDEEDSYYMRNMINRHAATNPKGGYTYYIPEGGRMEESHARWSYMNLRAQFDYQTTINDKHEITALLGGEIREDKYRKTIGERYGYDEQKLVYKQVDWAALNKGVIGQLSSNPFQKQEQLFVNDSHHRYVSAYFNAGYSYDTRYALNGSVRIEQADLFGTDPKYRYRPLWSVGASWNISNEEFMKDITWVDMLKLRATYGITGNVDQNTSPYLLGSYAVSPYSQSNLTTIISPPNKLLRWEKTSTFNIGLDFSLFKRLSGSFDFYQRYSSDLLANTNLDPSTGFQTARVNNGAMRNKGIELSLSYNWLNSRDWSFNTTFTTAYNSNKIKKVGYIPTSAKSMLTNPGSFYLQGDTYNSLYAYRYAGLTDEGNPSVYDTEGNVVSLKPVDEIDALTCVGQLDPKWNGALDISLRWKQLNFFTKIVYYAGHSLRVDATPLYSGLRSETYKGAIHEDIANRWTPEHTNTDIPSMTVYGLSTDREYHWKYADYNTASAAFIKIRNIGVSYTLPQEWISKAGFKGISLRAQVNNPCYWAANKRDIDPEAFNANSGTRSDEKATSYILGININF, from the coding sequence ATGACAGAAAAGCTTATTTCCAAAGGACTCATGTTGGCTATTTCCCTCATCCTGTCCTGTACCGCTCCGTTGGCATATGCTCAAACACGCCAACCGGAGAAGATCACCGTTACGGTAAGTAAGAAACCGTTGGAAAACGTGTTGGAGAAACTGAGTAAACAATATGGCTACCAGTTTTTCTATAATGCCTCTCTATTGAAAGGAGTCAATGTGTCCGTATCTCTACAGGAAGCTGAAATCAACAACGTAATGAAAACGCTCCTGACAGGAACCGGACTACAATATTCCATAAAAGGAAAAACGATTGTCATTACTGCAATCCCCAAGAAAGCAATAGCCAAAACACCCCTGAACGGACGTGTCACCGATAGCGACGGGAACGTTCTTCCGGGAGTCGCTATCTTCACACAAGATAAAAGCCAAGGAACCATCACAGACATTGACGGACGCTTTACGTTCTCCAAACCACTGACATACGGAACTGTACTGAACTTTTCTTCTGTAGGCATGAAGCCCCATGATGTAGTTTACAGTGGTGAGCAACTGTTGCAAGTAGTCATGGTGGAGGATGTGAAACAACTGGATGCAGTAATCGTCACCGGTTTCCAAACTATCTCGCGCGAACGGGCGACCGGAGCGGCCACGATTGTGAAGAGCAATTATCTCGACAAAATCCAGGCACCGGATTTGGGCAGCAAACTGGAAGGTGCCACTCCCGGGCTAACTAGTTACAACGGAAAAATGAGTATTCGTGGTACTTCTACATTCTCAACCTCTATCGGTACCACTCCGCTATTGGTACTGGACGGACAACCTGTCACCGGAGTAGGCATTAACGAACTGAATCCGGAAGACATCGAAACAATTACCGTACTGAAAGATGCCGCTGCCACCTCTCTATATGGTGTACGCGCTTCGAACGGTGTCATTGTCGTAACAACCAAACGCGGAACGGGCAAGAAACCGAACATCAACGTGTCTGCCAACTTCTACCTGAATCCGTTGCCATCACTTGACTACCGCCACTATGCTTCTACCAGTGACATCATTGATTACGAAAGAGACTATCTGACCAATAATCCTAATTATCAAGAAAATCCGTTAGATTATTTCGATTTGCTGAACGATATAAAAGCCCCCAGTTACATATCCACAGTAGACCGTCTCTATTACCGTCTCGCCAAAGGAGAAATCACAGAAAGTCAATTGAACGCCTCACTCGACCTCTTACGGAAGAATGATTATAGAAAAGCTTATCGTGACGAACTGCAACAAATGAACTTCGTACAGGACTATAATCTCTCTCTTTCCAAAGCGGGTGACAGATCCAACTTCTTCTTTTCTGCCCGTTACGAAAATAAAAGTACCTACAACAAGAACAACAGTTTTGATAAGTTCACTTTCTACATGAAAAACGAACTCGACCTGACCAAGTGGTTTAAACTCACCGTAGGAACAAATGTGGGTATCGGCAACACCAGCTATTCACAAGCAGGATATCAAGGGACAACAGTAGCTATGCCATACGAAACTCTCTACAACGAAGACGGCAGTTATGCTTATATCTACCCGCACAATTATTTCAACTCCCAAACAGTGAACCAGACAGAAGGACTGAAACCTATGGGATACAACGCCGTGGAAGAATCGACCAAGAATATGCAAGATACGGATGACCTCTATTGGAAGCTCTTCACACATGCCGATTTCAAACTGCTCAAAGGATTGAATTTCGGTGTGAAATTCCAATATGAGAAACGGGATCAGAATACTGAACGCCAAGATGAGGAAGACTCATATTATATGAGAAACATGATTAACAGACACGCAGCCACCAATCCGAAAGGCGGATATACCTACTATATCCCCGAAGGCGGAAGAATGGAAGAGTCTCATGCACGCTGGTCATATATGAACTTACGCGCACAATTCGACTATCAAACGACTATCAACGACAAACATGAGATTACCGCCTTGCTAGGTGGAGAAATCCGTGAAGACAAATATCGCAAGACAATAGGCGAGCGATATGGCTACGACGAACAAAAGCTGGTCTACAAACAAGTAGACTGGGCGGCATTGAACAAAGGTGTCATAGGGCAATTGAGCAGCAATCCTTTTCAAAAGCAAGAACAACTGTTCGTAAACGACTCACATCACCGTTATGTATCTGCTTACTTCAATGCAGGTTATTCATACGATACACGCTATGCCCTCAATGGTAGCGTCCGCATTGAGCAGGCCGACCTCTTCGGAACCGATCCCAAATACCGCTATCGCCCGTTGTGGTCGGTAGGTGCCAGTTGGAATATTTCTAATGAAGAGTTCATGAAAGACATCACATGGGTAGATATGCTCAAACTTCGCGCTACCTACGGTATCACAGGTAATGTAGACCAAAACACATCTCCCTATTTGTTAGGAAGTTACGCAGTCTCTCCTTATAGCCAATCCAACCTGACGACTATCATTTCGCCACCCAATAAATTGCTCCGCTGGGAAAAGACTTCAACATTCAATATCGGACTGGACTTCTCTCTTTTCAAAAGATTGAGCGGTAGCTTTGACTTTTATCAGCGTTATAGTTCGGACTTGCTTGCCAATACCAATCTTGATCCCTCTACAGGTTTCCAAACTGCAAGAGTAAACAACGGAGCCATGCGAAACAAAGGTATAGAGCTTTCTCTTTCGTATAATTGGCTTAATAGCCGGGACTGGTCGTTCAATACTACCTTTACCACTGCCTACAACAGTAACAAGATAAAAAAAGTAGGTTATATCCCTACCTCTGCAAAGAGCATGCTGACCAACCCGGGTAGTTTCTATCTTCAGGGCGATACCTACAACTCGCTTTATGCCTACCGCTACGCAGGGCTGACAGACGAAGGAAATCCCTCTGTATATGACACTGAAGGAAACGTAGTTTCTCTGAAACCAGTGGACGAAATTGACGCCCTGACATGTGTAGGACAGCTCGACCCGAAATGGAATGGGGCACTTGACATCAGCCTGCGCTGGAAGCAACTCAACTTCTTCACCAAGATTGTCTACTATGCAGGACATTCATTACGGGTAGATGCCACTCCTCTTTACAGCGGACTTCGCTCAGAAACTTACAAAGGTGCCATTCATGAAGACATCGCCAACCGCTGGACCCCTGAACATACCAATACGGATATCCCTTCAATGACTGTTTACGGATTAAGCACCGACCGTGAATACCATTGGAAATATGCCGACTATAATACAGCAAGCGCCGCATTCATAAAGATACGTAATATCGGAGTGAGCTACACGCTACCCCAAGAATGGATAAGTAAAGCGGGATTCAAGGGAATCAGCCTGCGTGCTCAAGTGAACAACCCTTGTTACTGGGCTGCCAACAAACGGGATATCGACCCCGAAGCTTTCAATGCTAATTCCGGTACACGGAGTGACGAAAAAGCAACCAGTTACATATTAGGTATCAACATCAACTTCTAA
- a CDS encoding FecR family protein produces MTDQKLKESMQIAEELAKEICTGKPSTSLLAQKWREESPELYEEIRKQENLSQEISFHDSIDTRQALEEVSSRLTLPTKRIGRRIIYNIGIAASFLLILGTAATWLWMRNSEETVAEWAASVPEPAKISLIAQNDEPVELAESNLTVQGNQLIGSTLDGKRNVAIELKPDNQFNKLAVPAGGEYRLTLEDGTEIQVNAASELLFPTHFKQHIRQVELRGEAYFKVKHNPEKPFNVLLGTLNVQVTGTAFNIKAYEEEGNVSITLVEGSVNVREGQKILATLSPGEQFTYHKTTRDYSIAQADISATTGWTEDKFVFHSETIGTIMNELSRWYNVDINVSEDIQDIRYSGILSRKQPLAEILNILHLTNELDFKIHQDRRIDAIEKKNE; encoded by the coding sequence ATGACAGACCAAAAGCTCAAAGAAAGCATGCAGATAGCCGAAGAATTGGCTAAAGAAATCTGCACCGGCAAGCCCTCGACCTCACTGCTGGCTCAGAAGTGGAGAGAGGAGTCACCCGAACTATACGAAGAAATACGGAAGCAGGAGAACCTGTCGCAGGAAATCTCCTTCCACGACTCCATTGATACCCGACAGGCGTTGGAAGAAGTCAGCAGCCGACTGACCCTTCCGACAAAAAGAATCGGCAGACGTATTATATATAATATAGGTATTGCAGCTTCTTTCTTGTTAATCCTCGGAACGGCAGCCACATGGTTATGGATGAGAAACAGCGAAGAAACTGTTGCTGAATGGGCGGCATCCGTACCCGAACCTGCCAAGATTTCACTTATCGCGCAGAATGACGAGCCGGTGGAACTGGCAGAAAGCAATCTGACTGTCCAAGGCAACCAACTGATTGGAAGCACGCTGGACGGAAAAAGAAATGTCGCTATCGAACTGAAGCCCGACAACCAGTTCAACAAACTGGCAGTACCTGCAGGCGGTGAATATCGTCTGACACTGGAAGACGGAACAGAGATTCAAGTGAATGCGGCTTCGGAACTGCTCTTTCCTACCCATTTCAAACAGCACATACGCCAGGTTGAATTAAGAGGAGAGGCATACTTCAAAGTTAAGCATAATCCGGAAAAACCTTTCAATGTATTGCTCGGCACGCTGAACGTACAAGTCACAGGAACTGCCTTTAATATTAAGGCTTACGAAGAAGAAGGAAATGTATCCATCACTTTGGTTGAAGGTTCGGTCAACGTACGCGAAGGACAGAAGATTCTCGCCACATTGTCTCCAGGCGAACAGTTCACTTACCATAAAACGACACGCGATTACAGCATAGCGCAAGCTGATATATCCGCTACCACTGGTTGGACGGAAGATAAGTTCGTCTTCCATAGCGAGACAATCGGTACTATCATGAATGAACTGTCCCGCTGGTATAATGTAGACATCAATGTAAGCGAAGATATACAAGATATACGCTATAGCGGCATATTGTCACGTAAACAGCCGCTCGCAGAAATACTCAATATCCTGCACCTGACAAATGAACTAGACTTCAAAATCCATCAGGACAGGAGAATAGACGCAATAGAGAAAAAGAATGAATAA
- a CDS encoding RNA polymerase sigma-70 factor — protein sequence MIIPQENNIDHFGTNRVKNKKEFDLFFKKYYTLFLSFACRYRLDVEEARDIVQDVFIAFWEQRENFTSIVTIKAFFYRSISNRCLNHLKHEDVKDRYAESQLQVMQSEEFIQENIIREEVSFMVRQKIRELTPREQEIIILSLQNKSNQEIAELLSISVPTVKTHKMHAYARLRAELEELRFLLLIL from the coding sequence ATGATAATACCTCAAGAAAATAATATCGACCACTTCGGAACAAATAGAGTAAAAAACAAGAAAGAGTTTGATTTATTCTTTAAGAAATACTATACTCTATTCCTTTCTTTCGCCTGCCGGTATCGCCTGGATGTGGAAGAGGCACGCGACATTGTTCAGGATGTCTTCATCGCTTTTTGGGAGCAACGGGAAAATTTCACTTCCATTGTAACCATCAAGGCCTTTTTCTATCGTTCCATCTCCAACCGCTGCCTCAATCACCTGAAACATGAGGATGTGAAAGACCGCTATGCCGAAAGCCAGTTACAGGTCATGCAAAGCGAGGAATTCATCCAGGAAAATATTATCCGTGAGGAAGTATCTTTTATGGTACGGCAGAAAATCAGGGAACTCACTCCGCGCGAGCAGGAAATTATCATTCTTTCCCTTCAAAATAAATCCAACCAGGAGATAGCCGAATTACTGTCGATATCGGTTCCTACCGTAAAGACACACAAGATGCACGCATACGCCCGACTACGTGCCGAACTGGAAGAATTAAGATTTTTGCTACTTATTTTATAA
- the dacB gene encoding D-alanyl-D-alanine carboxypeptidase/D-alanyl-D-alanine-endopeptidase, whose protein sequence is MKKVLLLVTLSVCLLPLWAQRDFSQIDSLIKKMLPEASEVGISVYDLTAKKPLYNYRAEKLSRPASTMKLLTAITALSRPDANEPFRTEVWHDGVIEHDTLQGNLYVVGGFDPEFDSQAMDSLIEKVVTFPFSVINGQVYGDVSMKDSLYWGHGWAWDDTPAGYQPYLSPLMFCKGTVEVSVIPSTLQGDTTSVSCKPVSSYYTLANRTKTRTSSAGKFSFSRDWLTNGNNLVVSGNVASIRKDNVNIYDSPAFFMHTFLERLRAKGIIAPQSYAFAELPRDSVHVERMAGWNTSVQKVLNQLMKESDNLNAEAFLCRLGAQATGKKQVASEDGIVEIMKLIRRLGHDPKDYKIADGCGLSNYNYLSPALLVDFLKYAYSRTGIFQKLYKSLPVGGVDGTLKNRMKSAPAYRNVHAKTGSFTAINALAGYLRMKDGHEVAFAIMNQNVFSAAKARAFQDKVCEVIIGR, encoded by the coding sequence ATGAAGAAAGTTCTTTTATTAGTCACGTTGTCCGTCTGTCTGTTGCCCTTGTGGGCACAAAGGGATTTTTCGCAGATAGATTCGCTTATTAAAAAGATGCTTCCCGAAGCATCCGAAGTCGGCATATCCGTTTATGACCTGACGGCGAAGAAGCCGTTGTACAACTACCGTGCGGAGAAACTTTCCCGCCCTGCTTCTACCATGAAACTGCTGACGGCTATTACCGCCCTCTCCCGTCCCGATGCGAACGAGCCTTTCCGTACGGAAGTATGGCACGATGGCGTGATAGAGCATGATACACTTCAAGGCAATCTATATGTTGTGGGTGGATTCGACCCCGAATTTGACAGTCAGGCGATGGATTCGTTGATAGAAAAGGTAGTCACTTTCCCTTTTTCCGTGATTAACGGGCAGGTGTATGGTGATGTTTCGATGAAAGACTCCCTCTATTGGGGGCATGGATGGGCGTGGGACGATACCCCTGCGGGCTATCAACCTTATCTGTCCCCGCTCATGTTCTGCAAAGGAACGGTGGAAGTCTCTGTGATTCCCTCTACCCTGCAAGGAGATACGACAAGCGTGTCCTGCAAGCCTGTCTCTTCTTATTATACCCTGGCCAACCGGACAAAGACACGTACTTCTTCTGCCGGAAAGTTCTCTTTCTCAAGAGACTGGCTGACGAACGGGAATAATCTCGTTGTTTCGGGCAATGTCGCTTCCATCCGAAAAGATAATGTCAATATCTATGATTCACCCGCTTTTTTTATGCACACTTTCCTCGAGCGTCTCCGTGCAAAAGGTATCATCGCTCCCCAATCTTATGCATTTGCGGAATTGCCGCGCGACAGCGTTCATGTGGAGCGGATGGCAGGTTGGAATACATCGGTACAAAAAGTCTTGAACCAATTGATGAAAGAGAGCGACAACCTGAATGCGGAAGCATTCCTCTGCCGCCTCGGGGCACAGGCTACGGGAAAGAAGCAGGTGGCTTCCGAAGACGGAATTGTAGAAATCATGAAGTTAATCCGCCGCCTGGGGCACGACCCGAAAGACTATAAGATTGCGGACGGATGCGGGCTATCCAACTATAATTACCTCTCTCCCGCTCTGCTGGTCGATTTCTTGAAATATGCATATTCCCGGACGGGAATCTTTCAGAAACTCTATAAGTCTCTCCCCGTGGGCGGTGTGGACGGCACATTGAAAAACAGGATGAAAAGTGCGCCCGCTTATCGGAATGTTCATGCCAAGACAGGCTCGTTTACTGCCATTAATGCGCTTGCGGGCTATCTGCGAATGAAGGACGGGCACGAAGTGGCGTTTGCCATTATGAATCAGAATGTATTTTCGGCTGCTAAGGCAAGAGCGTTTCAGGATAAGGTTTGTGAGGTGATTATCGGACGGTAG